A single region of the Oncorhynchus kisutch isolate 150728-3 linkage group LG30, Okis_V2, whole genome shotgun sequence genome encodes:
- the LOC109874888 gene encoding eukaryotic translation initiation factor 3 subunit F, producing MSVYGPVVKIHPVVLASIGDSYERRNEGASRVIGTLLGTIDKHSVEVTNCFSVPHNESEDEVAVDMEFAKNMYDLHKRVSPSEVIVGWYATGFEITEHSVLIHEYYSREATNPIHLTMDTALQSGKMNIRAYVSAQMGVPGKTVGVMFTPLSVKYKYYDTERIGVDLLQRTRDAPNTTNGLTSDLCQVGGAAGRVQDMLATVLTYIEDVLSGKQMADNSVGRYLMDLVNKVPKITAEDFETMLNSNINDLLMVTYLSNLTQAQIALNEKIVVL from the exons ATGTCGGTGTATGGCCCCGTGGTGAAAATTCACCCTGTCGTTCTCGCCTCCATCGGCGATTCTTACGAACGGAGAAATGAGGGAGCGAGTCGTGTGATCGGAACCTTGCTTG GTACCATTGACAAGCACTCTGTGGAGGTCACCAACTGTTTCTCCGTCCCCCACAATGAGTCTGAAGATGAG GTTGCTGTGGACATGGAGTTTGCCAAGAACATGTACGATCTTCATAAGAGGGTGTCACCCAGCGAGGTCATTGTTGGATG gtatgccactggctttgagatCACTGAGCACTCTGTGTTGATCCATGAGTACTACAGCCGAGAGGCCACGAACCCCATTCACCTCACCATGGACACAGCCCTGCAGAGTGGCAAGATGAACATCCGTGCCTACGTCAG TGCCCAGATGGGTGTGCCGGGAAAGACTGTCGGTGTGATGTTCACTCCCCTGAGTGTGAAATACAAGTATTACGACACAGAGAGGATAGGAG TTGACCTTCTCCAGAGGACGAGAGATGCTCCTAACACCACCAATgggctgacctctgacctctgccaGGTGGGCGGGGCAGCAGGCCGTGTTCAGGACATGCTGGCCACGGTACTGACCTACATTGAGGATGTGTTG TCTGGTAAGCAGATGGCAGATAACAGTGTGGGACGGTACCTGATGGATCTGGTCAACAAGGTTCCTAAGATCACAGCAGAGGACTTTGAGACCATGCTCAACTCCAACATCAAC GACCTGTTGATGGTGACCTATCTATCTAATCTGACTCAAGCACAGATCGCCCTGAATGAGAAGATTGTGGTACTCTGA
- the LOC109874777 gene encoding G protein-activated inward rectifier potassium channel 3 — MALEDSSFPSRPESLSLPVVEKGKGPVEEASEVTASTGVFDVSEDLGHVVTTDTAQPGVNRSWKSKLAERQANAASEEYVKKLPRVVEKERGRFGWAKRRKTQRYVEKNGRCNVSHGNMRETYRYLTDIFTTLVDLNWRCSLFVFVMAYAITWLFFGAIWYLIAYLRGDLDHLEDETWTPCVNNVNGFISAFLFSIETETTIGYGHRVITDQCPVGTMLLLLQAILGSMVNAFMVGCMFVKISQPNKRAETLVFSKNAVISLRDDRLCLMFRVGDLRSSHIVGANMRAKLIKSKQTQEGEFIPLDQTDISVGFETGDDRLFLVSPLVISHEIDCRSPFWDMSQGQLEKDDFEMVVILEGMVEATGMTCQARSSYLADEVQWGHRFSPMMSLAEGFFDIDYGAFHQTFEVDTPSCSAHELSLAAARLEAHLYWSISSKLDEEKWEGSSLTNQSGKQLDNGKGGVVGPVSFTVGEITGIEEQSGPGELNGSVTTDQSESEA; from the exons ATGGCGCTTGAAGACTCTTCCTTCCCTTCGCGGCCAGAGTCCCTCTCTCTGCCCGTGgtggagaaagggaagggacCAGTGGAAGAGGCTAGCGAGGTGACGGCCTCCACCGGAGTGTTTGATGTGTCTGAGGATCTGGGCCATGTGGTTACCACGGATACCGCCCAGCCTGGCGTTAACAGATCGTGGAAGTCCAAGttggcagagaggcaggccaatGCAGCATCCGAGGAGTACGTTAAGAAGCTGCCTCgggtggtggagaaggagaggggtagattTGGCTGGG CCAAGAGACGTAAGACTCAGCGCTATGTGGAGAAGAATGGTCGCTGTAATGTTTCACACGGCAACATGAGGGAGACGTACCGTTATCTGACAGATATCTTCACCACACTGGTGGACCTCAACTGGCGCTGCTCTCTCTTCGTCTTCGTCATGGCCTATGCCATCACCTGGCTCTTCTTCGGGGCCATTTGGTACCTGATAGCCTACCTCCG AGGGGATCTAGATCATCTGGAGGATGAGACATGGACACCGTGCGTCAACAACGTGAACGGCTTCATCTCTGCCTTCCTCTTCTCCATCGAGACAGAGACCACCATTGGTTACGGCCACCGTGTCATCACTGACCAGTGTCCAGTGGGCACCATGCTACTCCTGCTCCAGGCCATACTAGGATCTATGGTCAACGCCTTCATG GTGGGCTGTATGTTTGTGAAGATCTCTCAGCCCAATAAGCGTGCGGAGACCCTGGTGTTTTCTAAGAATGCAGTGATCTCTCTGAGAGACGACAGACTGTGTCTGATGTTCCGGGTGGGGGACCTGCGCAGCTCGCACATTGTTGGAGCCAACATGAGGGCCAAACTCATAAAGTCTAAACAGACTCAGGAAG gtGAGTTTATCCCTCTGGACCAGACAGACATCAGTGTGGGTTTTGAGACGGGGGACGACCGCCTGTTTCTGGTGTCTCCACTGGTCATCTCCCATGAGATCGATTGCCGCTCGCCCTTCTGGGACATGTCTCAGGGCCAGCTGGAGAAGGACGACTTTGAGATGGTCGTCATCCTGGAGGGAATGGTGGAGGCCACTG GTATGACGTGCCAGGCGCGAAGCTCTTACCTGGCAGACGAGGTCCAGTGGGGTCACAGGTTCAGTCCGATGATGTCACTGGCCGAAGGCTTCTTTGACATTGACTATGGCGCCTTCCATCAAACCTTTgag GTGGACACTCCCTCCTGCTCAGCACACGAACTCTCATTAGCTGCGGCCCGATTGGAGGCTCATCTCTATTGGTCGATCTCCAGTAAACTGGACGAAGAGAAATGGGAGGGATCTTCTCTGACCAACCAATCAGGGAAGCAGCTAGACAATGGGAAAGGAGGGGTCGTCGGCCCCGTTTCATTTACTGTTGGTGAGATCACTGGAATAGAAGAACAATCCGGACCAGGGGAGTTGAATGGAAGTGTCACCACTGACCAGTCAGAATCAGAGGCCTAA
- the dnaaf6 gene encoding dynein axonemal assembly factor 6: protein MNIYPIALILFCLDNLNSPILGTQRLAIRFNARLIYPANIVCCNFLTLADFGKEAFARTSEYSFTVSMELSSAQNLQALSALLSTRDEDDEYNCRNMTSSAVMGPGDIGLPSPAANKSAYTKKDSKAIWSEEEVTEGSQFDDLTDTRPKPEYDILLKQNVGTEDVFLGMSRKDPSSMCCDSMLVKIKLPDTKATDVVLDVKEKFLDLRTPNFKLGLHLPHPVHSQDGKAQFYSERQELEVTLPMNRLMDQINLQR, encoded by the exons ATGAATATATATCCTATCGCTTTGATTTTATTTTGTTTAGATAATCTTAATTCGCCTATTTTAGGTACACAGAGATTAGCCATTAGGTTTAACGCGAGATTGATTTATCCAGCAAATATTGTTTGTTGTAACTTTCTAACGTTAGCTGACTTTGGGAAGGAAGCCTTTGCTCGAACAAGTGAATATTCTTTCACAGTGTCAATGGAGTTGTCATCAGCCCAGAATCTACAAGCGCTCTCTGCCCTCTTATCCACCCGGGACGAGGATGATGAATACAATTGTAGA AATATGACATCCTCAGCCGTAATGGGACCTGGAGATATTGGGCTCCCTTCACCTGCTGCCAACAAATCAG CCTACACCAAGAAGGACAGTAAAGCCATCTGGAGTGAGGAGGAGGTGACAGAGGGGTCTCAGTTTGATGACCTCACAGACACCCGGCCAAAGCCTGA gtatgACATATTGCTGAAGCAGAATGTTGGGACAGAGGACGTGTTTCTTGGGATGAGCCGAAAGGATCCCTCTTCCATGTGCTGTGACAGCATGCTG GTGAAAATCAAACTGCCAGACACCAAAGCAACAGATGTAGTCTTGGATGTGAAGGAGAAATTCCTTGATCTGCGAACGCCAAACTT tAAACTGGGCCTACACCTTCCTCACCCAGTCCACAGTCAGGATGGAAAAGCCCAGTTCTACAGTGAAAGACAGGAGCTGGAGGTCACTCTACCAATGAACCGCCTCATGGACCAAATCAACCTGCAACGATGA